The genomic DNA TTTAGCTTCCCTTATAAAAGGTGCTGACCTTCCTAAGTCTGACTTGATTATTAGTGGTATTATCAATGGTAACTTAAAGACGTCTTTGCAAGTCGATGGGGCATTCAAATATGTGAAAGCTAATGGCGATGCATCTACCGTGGACGGTATGAATGAAAACTCTGGTGTGGGTATTGAAGTCACCGAGGATCAAGTCAGGAACTATGTTATGCAAtacattcaagaaaataaagaaagcATTATGAAGGAACGTTACAAGCTAGTACCTGGCATTTTCGCTAATGTTAAAAACTTAAAGGAATTAAAATGGGCTGACCCACGTAGTTTTAAGCCAATTATTGACCAAGAAATTCTAAAACTTTTAGGCCCAAAGGACGAAAGGGACTTAGTCAAGAAAAAGGTCAAgaataacgaaaaaaagaaaactactTCTGCCAAGAAAACTTCTGATGATTCCGCCACAACCGGCCCAAAGAGAACCATGTTTAATGAAGGTTTCTTGGGTGATTTGCATAAGGTCGGCGAAAACCCACAAGCTTACCCAGagttaatgaaaaaacatcTGGAGGYTACAGGTGGTAAAGTCCGCACTAGATTCCCACCGGAACCCAATGGTTATTTGCATATTGGTCATTCTAAAGCTATCATGGTCAACTTCGGCTACGCCAAATACCACGGTGGCACTTGCTATTTAAGATTTGATGATACCAACCCAGAAAAGGAAGCTCctgaatattttgaatcTATCAAGAGAATGGTCTCTTGGCTAGGTTTCGAACCATGGAAAATTACTTATTCCAGTGATTACTTTGACGAACTATATGGATTGGCTGAAGTTCTgatcaataataacaaaggTTATATCTGCCATTGTACTGCGGAGGATATCAAAAGAGGACGTGGTATTAAAGAAGATGGTACCCCAGGTGGTGAAAGATTTGCTTGTAAACATCGTGATCAATCGATAGAGCTAAACTTGCAAGAGTTCAGAAACATGAGGGATGGCAAATATAAACCTGGTGAAGCTATTTTAAGAATGAAACAAGACCTAGGTTCACCAAGTCCACAAATGTGGGATTTGATTGCTTATAGAGTCTTGAATGCTCCACATCCAAGAACTGGTACTAAATGGAAGATATACCCTACTTATGACTTTACCCATTGTTTAGTAGATTCTATGGAAAATATCACTCATTCTTTGTGCACCACTGAATTTTACCTATCCAGGGAAAGTTACGAATGGTTATGTGACCAAGTTCATGTCTTTAGACCTGCTCAAAGAGAATATGGTCGTTTGAACATTACTGGTACAGTTTTATCCAAGAGAAAGATTGCTCAGCTAgtagatgaaaaattcgttAGAGGCTGGGATGATCCAAGGTTATTCACCCTTGAAGCTATTCGCAGACGTGGTGTCCCACCTGGTGccattttatcatttattAACACTTTGGGTGTTACAACAAGTACTACAAACATTCAAGTTGTCAGATTTGAAAGCGCCATTAGAAAGTACCTAGAGGATACTACACCAAGATTAATGTTTGTCTTGGATCCTGTTGAAGTTGTTGTAGACAATTTAACTGAcgactttgaagaattggcAACTATTCCATTCAGACCTGGTACTCCAGAATTCGGCGAGAGAACTGTACCATTTACAAACAAATTCTATATCGAAAGATCAGACTTCTCAGAAAATGTCgatgataaagaatttttcagattaACTCCAAACCAATCAGTTGGTTTGATCAAAGTTTCTCACACAGTTTCCTTCAAAAGCTtggaaaaagatgaaactGGTAAAATCATAAGAGTCCACGTTAACTATGATAATAAGGTTGAAGAAGGTACGAAGccaaagaaaccaaagaCTTATATTCAATGGGTTCCAGTCTCTTCTAAGTACAACTCTCCATTAAGAGTTGTTGAAACTAGAGTTCACAACCAATTGTTCAAATCTGAAAATCCATCGTCTCATCCTCAAGGTTTCTTAAAGGATATTAATCCAGAAAGTGAAATCGTTTATAAAGAATCTGTTATGGAACACAACTTTGGCCACGTTGTCAAAAACAGTCCATGGGTCGTTGATTCTGTCAAAAATTCGGAATTTTACGTCGGGGAAGATAAGGAAGCTAAGGAAGTTTGTAGATTCCAAGCTATGAGAGTAGGATATTTTACTTTGGATAAAGATAGTACAGCTGATAAGGTCATTTTGAATAGAATTGTTAGTTTAAAGGATGCCGCTTCCAAATAATTAATTCAATGTGTACATCtatattcatatatatatatatatatatatcgTATTGGTTATGGGTGATATATTAAATAACTATATATCTTAACTGTACTGTGAATGAAGATCAATTTTGAATGTGGAATGTATCATGTATAAATTAACTAAACTGAGGCTGAAGATGTGTAAGtgtataatgaaaaaaaaaaaaaatgaaaaataaaccgTACTCCGTTGATAGAAATATACTATCACTTTATCAATATTKAGTTTCTTTCCTTcgaaatttatttttttggcagTGAGAATGCAACATTCTTCTACATAGATTCGAATTCGGTATCAATATATCTGCCGTTTTTGAGCAATGTCTTACATAACATGGGCATAATTTCGACCTGTAAAGGTTCCAACGGAAACCGTTCGCCATCGACTGAAAACAAACCAGACTTGATTTTTGGTATGATTTTGTAAGCCAAAATTTTAGAGTGAACAACTTCTGGTTCCAACACGTGAGAGCCCTTATCCAAGGACAATAGAATTGGTGTTATTTTCGCGACTGAAGTTCTTCCATCTGTCATGATTAAGTCGATAGTACCATCTGCTGGTAAAGCTGcaggaaaaaatttggtaTCTTCAGCAATATAAGGCATTTTACCCGTGTAGAATATTGTTAGATTATCGGTTAGCTCAGAATCCACTTTCTCCCAATCATCGGGCACTGGTTCAGTCATTGGATATTTTAGCTTAAAATTATCTTCGGTAAGAAAAGTTGGTGAGAGCTCATCatttctattatttctGTCGTTTTTAGATAAAGAATCGAGTGAAGAGTCTGGATCAGTGTTTGGTTCGAAGGCCAAAtatcctttatttttatctttgttctccaaaaaatgaaccTTTAGTTCCTTTTTAGATTTGGCAGCATATTTAACGAATACTTCACAAGGATACTTTTTGCCTTGAAAGATATTAAATGCTACACCCAAATTGAATCTAATGGACCCCATCCATCTGATGAATTCAGTGTTAATATCGGATTCAGCAATAACACCATAAGTTTGACTTAAAAACGATAACCTCGGCCACTCATTCATGTAAGAAGGTTGAGAACAACACATTAGGT from Saccharomyces eubayanus strain FM1318 chromosome VIII, whole genome shotgun sequence includes the following:
- the GLN4 gene encoding glutamine--tRNA ligase, translated to MSSVEELTHLFSQVGFEDNKVKEIVKNKKVSDSLSKLIKETPSDYQWNKSTRALVHNLASLIKGADLPKSDLIISGIINGNLKTSLQVDGAFKYVKANGDASTVDGMNENSGVGIEVTEDQVRNYVMQYIQENKESIMKERYKLVPGIFANVKNLKELKWADPRSFKPIIDQEILKLLGPKDERDLVKKKVKNNEKKKTTSAKKTSDDSATTGPKRTMFNEGFLGDLHKVGENPQAYPELMKKHLEXTGGKVRTRFPPEPNGYLHIGHSKAIMVNFGYAKYHGGTCYLRFDDTNPEKEAPEYFESIKRMVSWLGFEPWKITYSSDYFDELYGLAEVLINNNKGYICHCTAEDIKRGRGIKEDGTPGGERFACKHRDQSIELNLQEFRNMRDGKYKPGEAILRMKQDLGSPSPQMWDLIAYRVLNAPHPRTGTKWKIYPTYDFTHCLVDSMENITHSLCTTEFYLSRESYEWLCDQVHVFRPAQREYGRLNITGTVLSKRKIAQLVDEKFVRGWDDPRLFTLEAIRRRGVPPGAILSFINTLGVTTSTTNIQVVRFESAIRKYLEDTTPRLMFVLDPVEVVVDNLTDDFEELATIPFRPGTPEFGERTVPFTNKFYIERSDFSENVDDKEFFRLTPNQSVGLIKVSHTVSFKSLEKDETGKIIRVHVNYDNKVEEGTKPKKPKTYIQWVPVSSKYNSPLRVVETRVHNQLFKSENPSSHPQGFLKDINPESEIVYKESVMEHNFGHVVKNSPWVVDSVKNSEFYVGEDKEAKEVCRFQAMRVGYFTLDKDSTADKVILNRIVSLKDAASK